The DNA sequence TTGCAACTTTAAATAGCAAATCCCCCGAAGAAATTCAGATGATTTCCAAACAACTGTGTGGACTTGTTAAAAAAACAGGCTACACAGGCTTGGATTTAGATAATTTGGCTGTGGATGATCGCGTGACTCTATTTGATACCAAACCGATGAAGTTGTCGCGCTTTAGCCGCATTTGTATTTCGAAACGACTCAAATGTGCCAGGATTGGTTTGCAAAGTTTTTCAGACAGCCTAATGGGGTATGCTTCTCAAAACCCAGGTGAGTATCAGGCATTTAAAATCTTTCAAGAAGATTGTGCCAAAACAATCAAAGAAATTAAAAAAGAAGAGAAGAAACGCACTGTGATCGTTATTTTAAAAGTCCTTTCTTGCGTTTCACTTCTTCCGATCCCAATTTATTTGACACTTTACTTTGCTAAAAGAACGTATTCGAATAAACAAACCCGCAAAACACTTATGGCTGCACTTCAAGCGGATTAGATGCTTGTGCTGTGGATTGGCGATGCATCATCTGCCATAACACGCGGAATCCCTCACACGATTGTAAAAGTTCCTCTTTTGTCCCTTCCGCAATTTTTTGCCCTTTTTCTAAATAAATGATGCGATCCGCATCTTCAATTGTAGACAATCTATGGGCAATAATAATTTGCGTCATCTGACCACGCAAACGATGGATCGCTTGCTTGATATGGAATTCACTCATCATATCCAAAGAAGAAGTCGCCTCATCCATCACCAAGATTGGAGCACTTTTAACAAGAGCGCGGGCTATTGCTAGACGCTGCTGCTGTCCACCTGAGAGATTTTTTCCGGCCTCACAAAGTTCCGTTTTGTACCCTTCAGGAAGCTGACAAATAAAATCATGTGCATGTGCTTTTTTTGCCGCCTCTTCAATTTGATCAGTCGAAAACCCCCGTCCAAAAGCAATATTTGAAGAAATAGTATCAAGGAAAAGAAAAGATCTTTGGGGAACAAAGGCAATCATTTCACGTAATGAGCGTTGGGTATAAGCGTTTAATGGTTGTCCATCAATACGAATTTCCCCTTTCTGTGGATCGTATAAACGTGGAAGCAATTGTACAATTGTCGATTTTCCTGCACCAGTTGGTCCTACAATTGCGACAAATTCCCCTTTGCGAATTGTGAAAGAGAGGTCTTTTAAAATCCAGCTCTCTCCATAACGAAAGGAGACATTATCAAATTCAATCTTGTCCTTAAATTCAGAAAAATCTTTTGAGTGCTCTTGATCTTCAATATGAGGCTTAATATTCATCACCTCTAACATCCTTTCGGCAGCAGCAAGACCTCTCTGAATATGGCTATTTTCTTCGGCAAACTTTTTGATTGGCTCATAAAATAGATATAATAGCCCACAGTATACGATAATTTCTGAAACACTCATTTTTAAGAAATAGAGACCGTATAGCAAAGTAATCGCCAAAAAAAACATCGCTATCGTATGCATCACGGGTCGTGAAGAAAGATCATATTTAGCGCTGCGTTGTTCAAGCGTTGCCATGCGATCATTTAAATCACGGTATTTGCTGAGTGAAAAGTTTTCCATCGCAAACATTTTAACAGTTTGCACTCCTGCTAAAAAATCAATTAAAACAGAGGCAAAGCGTTCTTGGTTTTGCTGAATTTGCTTTGAGATCCGCTTCACTTGCTTGGCAATATACCCAATCGGAATAACAACTAAAGGCAAGCCTAAAAAAACAATAAGGGAAAGCTTCCATGATGCATAAAAGCAAAGAAATAAACTCGTTACAATTGTAAAGGGCGTGTGCACATAATTGACCAAACAAGCATTGAGCGCTTCCGCAATTTGGGCAGCATCTCCAACAACTCTCGAGGATAAGCTTCCACTATTGTATTGTTGATAAAAGCTCATCGGAAGCGACTGAATATGTTCAAAGTATTGTTGGCGCAAATCTCTACTCACCCGAATAGCTAAGATACGAGTAGAAAAACGATAAGCAAAAAGGGTAGATGCTTTAAATAAGGCCACAACAACCAAAAAATAGGCAAGATTTGTGAGATTTTTGGAAATCGGGAAAATTTGATTCAGTCGTCCTAATACACTGGAAATCAAATCTTTTTTCTTGTGCTGCTGAATAAAATCCTCCGCCACCTGACGAGTTACCCCTTCATCTGAAGGGCTCAGCTCATGCCAACGATCCCTCACTTGTTCAAAAGAGACTTCATCATTCACCGATAAATGACCATTCTGCACAGGAGCAAATAATTCAAAAAATTCTATCCCCGCAGGACCTTTGGTGATCACACCTAATGCAAACATTTCCAATTGTGAAGCGATTGTCACTAAACACATGGAAACCATCGTGAATATAATTAAAAATAAGTGCTTGCGGTTTGTAAGAGCCGCTTTAAATAAATATCTCATGCTAATAAAGGCTTTGTTTTGTGCTAAGAAATTGGAAACTAAACAGCGAATTGTCCCATCTTTCTAAATTTGAGGTATCGTTGTTCAAGAAGTAAAGGCGGCGGAATCATCTGTAGAATTTGCCATTGATCAATGATAAATTTTTTAATATTTGTGTAAACAACCTCGGGATTATGATGTGCTCCCCCTAAAGGTTCGGGAATAATCGCATCAATCACCTGAAGAGGAAGCAAGTTTTCTGCGTTAAGTTTCAAGGCCGAAGCAGCTTCGACATTCTTTGATGCATCTTTCCATAGAATAGAGGCACAGCCTTCTGGCGAAATCACAGAATAATAAGCATGCTCTAGCATTCCCACTGTGTCACCAACACCCATCCCTAAGGCCCCCCCGGAGCATCCCTCTCCGATCACAACGACAATAATCGGCGTGGCAATACGCATCATTTCGCGTAAATTTTGGGCAATTGCCCAGCCTTGGCCACGTTCTTCAGCCTCTAGACCGGGATAAGCACCTTGCGTATCCAGAAGAGATACAACAGGTAAGTTAAATTTTTCAGCCATACGCATTAATCGCAGAGCTTTCCTAAATCCTTCTGGATTTAGCATTCCAAATTTACGTTCCAAACGACTTTCAGTATCATTACCTTTTTCCTGTCCAATTAGAACAAATTTTACACCTTGAATTTTTGCAAGGCCTCCGATAATGGCTCGATCTTCGCCAAAAGTGCGATCTCCACACAATTCCTGAAAACTTTCGCACATATTAGTTACATAATCAATTGTGTGTGGACGAGAAGGATGGCGGCAAATCATGATTCTTTGCCAAGGTGTCAATTCAGAGTAGACCTTCTCTTTTAATTTTTCTAACTTCTGCTCAAGTTTGCGAATTTCTGCTGTAAATAAAGGATTATCTTGATTCTGTTTTTTCAGATGTTCAATTGTTTTAATATATTCATTTATTTGTTTTTCATGAGGTAGAACGTCCAAAAATACACTCCTAAATGAGATGTTTAATGTAATTCTTTACCAGGCAATTTAGCCTCGTAAAAATCCTTGACTAACTCAATTACCGTTGGTTTAGTCACAACAATAGCAAAAATTTCTTCTATATCTTCTGTGGCAAGACGAATGCAGCCATCGCTTTCGTATTTGCCTAAACTGCTGCGAACTTCGACAAGTTCTCCCCTTTCATTTAGAGCCCAAGGAAGGCCATGAATTCCAAATCCTTTGGCTGGTGCACTGCAATCTTCAATTTCTTGTTCAAAAGGAATCCATCGGGTACCAAAGACTCGAATTAATTCTGTTTTCTGTCCTTGATAATAACCCATTTTATTAGGCTCGTAAATGGCTATCTTATCCCCCAGCTTATACTTTCCCATCGGGGTTAAAGAGCCAGAGGGCTTAGAAGCATCGGGACGGCCTAATCCCACCGCGTATGTTTTTAAAAGAACACGCTCATCGGATTCAAGATCGTGGTAATAAAACCAGAGTTTTGCTCTCGATAAATCGACTAAAAGGTAAAATTCTAGCGGACGATCTTCTTTAAACACAGCAAATCGATCGCCTTCTGCAATATCTTGTTTTAAATAATCAGGCTTTCCATTCAAGCTCCGGGCGATAAAGTGACGTGAGGTGTGATAGTGCCCTGCATAATCAGATAGCCATGCTGGACGCCCTTTTTGCCAGGAAACTCGGCTTTTATAAGTAATAGTTTCTACAATAGGCAGCTGTGGTGCTGTGATATTAAATAGTTCAGCAATTCGATTAGCATGTGGAAGCTCAGAATCTGAGCGCATTTTTAAGGGCATTTCAGCTGGAAAAGAAAGCTTTGATAAATTTTCATCGAGAACTCTAACTTCTTGTTCTAAAACAATATCGCCAGCTGGGACAACCAATTCGCTATCGCCCGTTTTTTTCTTAGAGTTCTTTATTACAGAGGCAAAAAAAATAGAACCAAATAATAGCACTGAAACAATGATAAATAGCTTAGGAAAATTCATTTGCTGCTCCCTGTGATCTTTTTACACAAACTGAACAGAATCATAAGAGTTCGGAGAAATTTTGCCAATTGAGTTTTAAGATTATCTCAAAGATTCTAATAATAAAAATCTTTTTGATCGATTCAGTCGGTTTCCTCGGGATCCATAAAGAAGGTTTTCTTACTCCTTCCAGCCTTTACTACGTATGCTCATTACACGTTTTCATAACAAGCTTTACTGTTAAATATTTTATATTTTATAAAAAACATAATTAACTATAAAACAACTTAAATTAAACAATCAAATAAATAATAACGGGAAAATCAAGCAAAGAAAAGCGTCATTGGCTAGTTAAGATGGATATCCCAATGAAATATTTGCTGAGAGGAATCAACGCGATAAGCAATTAAAAAATCAGCTCCCCAAAAATTATCTTCGCCAGCAAGCGGAATGACTTCCACATCCCCTTTTACAGATGGTGTCTCAATGAGAAGAATAGAGTCTCCCTTCTTCAATTGAATCAATTCACTAGTTCCCCGATAATGCGCAAAGGTTTTCGGATAAAGAGTTGCCCCTTCTTCTACCGAACAACTTTCAGCGGATACAAAGAAAACGAATGCCAATTCATGCACTTGGTCAAGTGAGACAAAATTAGCGGAAATAGATAATGTATTTTCTTGCATGGCAAAGCTTTGTTCAACTTCAGCCCAAACCTTGCTAGAAAGTCCGTTTCGGAAATTAGGCAAAGACTGCATGTCCATTTGCTGCGGGGTCAAACGCAAGGTACTTTTAATTCTAAAGCCATTTTCAGAAAGATTCATTTTCCAGGCAGGTAAATTAGACTGAAAGCGAGATCCTTCTACTCCGAATCCTTGGCAATCCCCCAGAGGAAAAAATTGTGGACCATAATTGACAATTTCAACTTGAGCTTGCTTGATATAGCCCAGCCCTGTTTGCCCTCCATTGCCTGCACATAAGATAGTATTTTTTGCTGAACGACATCCAATTAACCCAACTTCCTGATCAAAAACCCAAGGATCTAGCGAAAATGCTTCTGAAGGACTCACGTTTCCAATTTGACTTAGATACATATGAACAAGCAGGAGATCATCCGGCAATCCTTCAGGAACATACTCTTGCAAATAATCCAGTTGCCGAGCGGCGACTAATCCGAAATTTGAATCATCGGTTAAAACGGCAATCGCCTGAAATAAAAGATAATTCGAAATTAAATGATGTTTAAGCGAGGCATTTTCTTCGAGAACAAAAAGACCGCGTATAGGAGAATAATCAGGGTTGAGTGTATTTAAGTGCCATTTAGCAATATATTGAGCTGCTTCTATTAAAGAAGGCTCTTGTTTTAAATGACCCAAAATAGCCCAAAAGAATCCCAAGTCTGCGTGAAAACGACCATGTGTGGTTTTCCCCCAGCTCCATAATCCTTTCCATTCCAAAAAAGCGGCTCCACTTTTAAGCTGCGAGGGCTTTGGAAGAATAACTGGCTCCCCTATTAAAGCACCCAGAACCGATTTGAGAGCGGTTGCCAATTGAAATTCTTCCCAAACTTTGATTTGACGAAAATTTTCAATCTTTTCTTGCAACCAGATGGAATAAGGCGGAGGGCAGTCTTTATTTAGAATGCCGATCAAAGCGAGTGTGAAGAGTTGGAGCCCTTCAGATATTATTTCGAAGGGGTTTTCATAATCTTCAATAGATGTAAGCAAATCATCAAAATGATGAATATTCCCAAAATCAAAAAATTGGGAATTGAGAGTCGCATAGATAAGCGAGGTTCTTAGTGAAGAATGGTACAAGTCTTTGCACTGTTCTGCTTGTAAATTTTTTAAATCTAAATTTGTCATTACAGGGGCTTTATCAATATTACACGCATACCATTCTTAACACGATTTTCTTATTACGGATCTTTGGACAGATTGCAAAGAGATCTGTCGTTATTCAACACCCGTATTACTCCATAGAATTTCAAAAGAGAGCAAATGAGGCTCAAGCAACTGCATTTGCCTTCACGGCTCAACTTTTTGATATGACAACCTTATTTTTCGATAAGTTTGCGCATTTTTTTACCTGGAGTGAACTTTACTGCAGAACGTGCTGGGATAATGATAGGCACTGCAGCATTTTTAGGATTACGACCAATTTTTTGTTTACGTTCAACTACTTCAAACACCCCAAAATCACGAAATTCGAGTCTTTCTCCTTCCGCTAAAGCTTCTGTCATTCTGTCCAGAAAAGCCTGGATGACATTTCTTACATCATTTGGATGAATTTGCTTTTCCTGGGCGATTGAGTTGATGAGCTTCTTTTTTGTCATCGTGCTTTTTTTTGCAAGAGTTGTTGTCATAACTGTAGGACTCCTTAAAGTTATAAAGCTGCTATAGGCTGTGGCTTAATGCTTGGATTATCACTGATATTCTCGTATCCCTTTCATTTACAATCAAGCGATTTTTCAAATTCAGTTTACTCTTCGTCAGGTGTATAAGCAATGTTTTAGCGAAGTTTCTTACGAGTGCTACGCTCCCACTCGATGAACTCAGGCCATTCGGCTTGAATGTCCAAGGTCATGAATTTCTCTATCATACGAAACAAGAATTTCGTTTCAATAATATTTTTTTATAATCTGTTTTTTTTAAACAGAACATTCTCCAAGATCAGTCAATCTTCTCGGAAGATTGAGAAACTCGAACAAGTATTTTATTTTTTTTACCGAAGGCAATCAACATAAGATTGCCATCAATTAAAGCTTTTGGCGTTAAAATATAATTTTCTTCTTCAATCCTAAGATTATTAAGATAAACGCCTCCATTTTTAATCAACTTTCTTAAATCGCCTTTGCTGCGTTCAGGAGTAATTTCGCTGACAACATCAACTAAACGACGATTCAGAATATTTTCCATAGAAACAGTATAATTTGGCATATCATCTGCTAAATTATTTAAGACTTCTGCATCTAAGGCGGTTGCTGCACCAGGTGCAGCTCCTTCTGTGACTTTGAGCGCAATGCGAAGCCCTTCTTCACCATGCACAATGCGTGTAACTTCTTCAGCAAGTTTACGCTGAGCGGTGTTGGCAACATAATCGCTTTGAGTCATCATCTTTTCATAGATTCGAATTTCGTCCATTTCCATAAAGGTCAGGATCTTCATTAACTTGATCACATCCGCATCTGCTACACGAAATAGATACTGGTAAAATTCGTACGGAGAAAGCATTTCAGAAGATAGCCAGATAGCTCCTTGTTCTGATTTTCCAAATTTTTTCCCATCACTACGTGTTAGAAGAGGAAAGGTCAATCCATGAACCGCTTTGCCTCTCACTTTACGTACAAGATCCGTTCCCGCTGTGATGTTTCCCCATTGGTCACTCCCACCCATTTCGAGTGTTACCCCGTGATGATCATAAAGATGCAAGAAATCGTACCCTTGTAATAGCTGATAGCTAAATTCGGTAAAACTGAGACCCTCTTCGGATTCCAAACGGATTTTAACACTATCTTTAGCAAGCATCGTTCCTACACGGAAGTACTTTCCAACATCGCGTAAAAAATCAACAAGCGAAAATCCCTTAAACCAATCATAATTATTAAGAATGATCAGTTCGACGTCTTTTGAGGAATGTTTCAAAACCGCTTCGATATTTTTTCTAATTCCATACAAATTTTTTTGAATGCTATCATCGTCTAGAATATTGCGTTCTTTGCTTCGGCCGGAAGGATCTCCAATCATGCCTGTAGCTCCCCCTACGATAGCAATAGGCGTATGTCCGCAGCGCTGAAACCATGCCAAGCCCATAATTGCAACCATATTGCCCAAATGCAAACTTTCCGCTGTAGGATCAAATCCACAATAGACCTTTAAAGGTGTTGAGGTAATTTCTTTAAGGTTGTTGCTTGTCATGGCTTCGATGAAGCCCCGCTCTTGAAGAATATCTATGACATTTTGCATGACAAATTCCTAATATGGATTTTAAAACGATGAACTGCTTTAGGTAGATCTGAATGGAGGTATTCTGTATTGTTAAGTGATTTTCTGTCAATAATCTACAGCTAATTTTTCCGTTTCCCTACATAAAATTTTAATTATTATCTATTAAAGACCATTTATAGGCCTTTTAGGTTGAACGGCGTAGTCTACATAAAAACATGCTCGACGAACTAGAGTATAAAATACTCCTTTATTTCAGAACAGAAAATCATTTCTTTAACCAACAGAAAAAATTGGGATCGAAAAAACCACTCACATATATGCTACGAAAGCTTTTTAAATCCTCAATCAGTGGCTCACTTTTTTTTTAGCAGACAAAGCATTTAGCCAATATTT is a window from the Parachlamydia acanthamoebae genome containing:
- a CDS encoding L,D-transpeptidase, which codes for MNFPKLFIIVSVLLFGSIFFASVIKNSKKKTGDSELVVPAGDIVLEQEVRVLDENLSKLSFPAEMPLKMRSDSELPHANRIAELFNITAPQLPIVETITYKSRVSWQKGRPAWLSDYAGHYHTSRHFIARSLNGKPDYLKQDIAEGDRFAVFKEDRPLEFYLLVDLSRAKLWFYYHDLESDERVLLKTYAVGLGRPDASKPSGSLTPMGKYKLGDKIAIYEPNKMGYYQGQKTELIRVFGTRWIPFEQEIEDCSAPAKGFGIHGLPWALNERGELVEVRSSLGKYESDGCIRLATEDIEEIFAIVVTKPTVIELVKDFYEAKLPGKELH
- a CDS encoding ABC transporter ATP-binding protein; the protein is MRYLFKAALTNRKHLFLIIFTMVSMCLVTIASQLEMFALGVITKGPAGIEFFELFAPVQNGHLSVNDEVSFEQVRDRWHELSPSDEGVTRQVAEDFIQQHKKKDLISSVLGRLNQIFPISKNLTNLAYFLVVVALFKASTLFAYRFSTRILAIRVSRDLRQQYFEHIQSLPMSFYQQYNSGSLSSRVVGDAAQIAEALNACLVNYVHTPFTIVTSLFLCFYASWKLSLIVFLGLPLVVIPIGYIAKQVKRISKQIQQNQERFASVLIDFLAGVQTVKMFAMENFSLSKYRDLNDRMATLEQRSAKYDLSSRPVMHTIAMFFLAITLLYGLYFLKMSVSEIIVYCGLLYLFYEPIKKFAEENSHIQRGLAAAERMLEVMNIKPHIEDQEHSKDFSEFKDKIEFDNVSFRYGESWILKDLSFTIRKGEFVAIVGPTGAGKSTIVQLLPRLYDPQKGEIRIDGQPLNAYTQRSLREMIAFVPQRSFLFLDTISSNIAFGRGFSTDQIEEAAKKAHAHDFICQLPEGYKTELCEAGKNLSGGQQQRLAIARALVKSAPILVMDEATSSLDMMSEFHIKQAIHRLRGQMTQIIIAHRLSTIEDADRIIYLEKGQKIAEGTKEELLQSCEGFRVLWQMMHRQSTAQASNPLEVQP
- the tyrS gene encoding tyrosine--tRNA ligase, which encodes MQNVIDILQERGFIEAMTSNNLKEITSTPLKVYCGFDPTAESLHLGNMVAIMGLAWFQRCGHTPIAIVGGATGMIGDPSGRSKERNILDDDSIQKNLYGIRKNIEAVLKHSSKDVELIILNNYDWFKGFSLVDFLRDVGKYFRVGTMLAKDSVKIRLESEEGLSFTEFSYQLLQGYDFLHLYDHHGVTLEMGGSDQWGNITAGTDLVRKVRGKAVHGLTFPLLTRSDGKKFGKSEQGAIWLSSEMLSPYEFYQYLFRVADADVIKLMKILTFMEMDEIRIYEKMMTQSDYVANTAQRKLAEEVTRIVHGEEGLRIALKVTEGAAPGAATALDAEVLNNLADDMPNYTVSMENILNRRLVDVVSEITPERSKGDLRKLIKNGGVYLNNLRIEEENYILTPKALIDGNLMLIAFGKKNKILVRVSQSSEKID
- a CDS encoding acetyl-CoA carboxylase carboxyltransferase subunit alpha gives rise to the protein MDVLPHEKQINEYIKTIEHLKKQNQDNPLFTAEIRKLEQKLEKLKEKVYSELTPWQRIMICRHPSRPHTIDYVTNMCESFQELCGDRTFGEDRAIIGGLAKIQGVKFVLIGQEKGNDTESRLERKFGMLNPEGFRKALRLMRMAEKFNLPVVSLLDTQGAYPGLEAEERGQGWAIAQNLREMMRIATPIIVVVIGEGCSGGALGMGVGDTVGMLEHAYYSVISPEGCASILWKDASKNVEAASALKLNAENLLPLQVIDAIIPEPLGGAHHNPEVVYTNIKKFIIDQWQILQMIPPPLLLEQRYLKFRKMGQFAV
- a CDS encoding HU family DNA-binding protein; amino-acid sequence: MTTTLAKKSTMTKKKLINSIAQEKQIHPNDVRNVIQAFLDRMTEALAEGERLEFRDFGVFEVVERKQKIGRNPKNAAVPIIIPARSAVKFTPGKKMRKLIEK